The window GCGCGGGCCCGCGAGGGGGCGCGAGTGACCGTCGTGCGGGACCCCGCGGAGGCCGTGGCGGGCGCCCACGTCGTCAATACGGATGTCTGGGCGTCCATGGGCCAGGAGGCGGAACAGGACGAGCGCCAGCGCGTCTTTGCCAACTACATCGTGGATGCCGGCCTGATGTCTCGGGCACGGCCGGATGCGATCTTCATGCACTGCCTCCCCGCCCATCGTGGGGAGGAGGTCAGTGCCGACGTGATTGACGGCCCCCAGAGTCGCGTCTGGGATGAGGCCGAAAACCGCCTGCATATCCAGAAGGCCATCATGGCTGTGCTGATTGGAGGAGAATCGCTGTGACACTCGCCATTGGGGATCTTGCCCCGGACTTCTCGCTGCCTGACGATACGGGGGCCGTCCGAACGCTCGCCGAGTTCCGTGGGCGGTCCGTCGTTCTCTATTTCTATCCGCGGGCCGATACCCCTGGTTGAACCACGGAGGCGTGCGCGTTCCGCGACGCCTTCCCTCGGTTCGAGGGACTCGATGCAGTGATCCTCGGCGCCAGCCCCGATACCGTGGCGGCCCAGGCGAAGTTCAAGGCGAAGTTTGCGCTCCCCTTCGCCTTGTTGGCCGACGCTGACCACGTCCTCGCCGAGGCGTATGGCGTCTGGAAGGAGAAGTCGATGTACGGGAAGACGTCGATGGGGGTCGAACGCACGACGTTCATCATCGATCAGACAGGGCGCGTCGCGTTCGTCTTTCCGAAAGTGAAAGTCGATGGCCACGCGGCCGAGGTGCTGGACCGCCTCGGATAGGGGCCAGACTGCCATTACGGCTGGCCTCACTGCCGCCAACCGGCCAGATTACGGGCTCACCCCCGTCGAGGCTGTTGCGTGTCTGAATCCACCTCCCTCCGTCGCACTCCGTTCCACGACATCCACGTCGCCCTCGGCGCGAAGATCGTCCCCTTCGCCGGGTATGAGATGCCGGTCCAGTACCCGGCCGGCATCACCGCCGAGCACAAGGCGGTGCGCGAGTCGTGCGGGTTGTTCGACGTGTCGCACATGGGCGAGTTCCTCGTGCGCGGCCCGGGCGCGGTCGACTTCGTCAACTACGTCACGACCAACGACGTGGCCAAGTTGGCGATTGGGCAGGTGCACTACTCCGGGATCCTCAACGACCGGGGCACCTTCGAGGACGATTGCCTCGTCTACCGCGAGGCGGACCGCATCCTGATGGTGGTGAACGCGTCGAATGCGGCGAAGGACTTCGCCCACATCAGTCGCCACCTGGGCCGGTTCGACTGCACGTTGGAGGACATCAGCGACCAGATCGCCTTGCTCGCATTGCAGGGCCCAAAGGCGGCGTCCATCCTGCAGCCGTTAACCGACGTCACGTTAGGCGACATCAAGTACTACCACTTCTCCCGTGGGACCGTCGCCGGGGTCAAGGACGTGTACGTCTCGCGCACCGGGTACACCGGCGAGGATGGCTTCGAGCTGTATTTCCCGAATGCCCATGCGGCGACCATCTGGCAGGCATTGATGGCCGGCGGCCAGGTGTCCCCGGCCGGGCTGGGGTGTCGGGATTCACTGCGGCTGGAGATGGGGATGGCGTTGTACGGCAACGACATCGACGACACCGTCACCCCGCTGGAAGCCGGGTTGGCGTGGATCGTCAAGCTGCAGAAGGGGGATTTCGTCGGCCGTGATGCGTTGCTCCGCCAGAAGGAGGCCGGGCTGACGCGGCGGCTGGTCGGGTTCACCTTCGCTGACCGCGCGATCCCGCGTCATGGGTACCCGGTGTTCTGCGGCGGCGCCCCTTCGGGGGTGGTGTGCAGCGGGACGATGAGCCCTTCGTTAGGCATCCCGATCGGGACCTGTTACCTGCCGGCGGGGTCGACGGCCGTGGGCACCACCTTTGAGGTCGAGATTCGCGGGAAGCGGGTGGCCGCAACGGTGGTCAAGCCGCCGTTTTACACGCAGGGGTCGCACTTGTAGGTCGACCGGCGATGCGTGTGGCGGTGCTGACCATCTCGGACGCCTGCGCAGCGGGGGCGCGGCAGGACGCATCGGGCGAGGCGATTGCGTCGTGGGTGGCCGCGCGGCCCGATCGCCAGCTCGCGGCGCGTGCGGTGGTGCCTGATGAGTCGGTGGAGATCGTTCGCGTGCTCCTCGCCTGGTGCGACGGCGACGTCGCGGACCTGGTGCTGACCACGGGGGGGACCGGCCTTTCGCCGCGCGACATCACGCCGGAGGCGACCCGGGCAGTGCTGGAGCGTGAGGCGCCCGGGCTCGGCGAGCGGATCCGCGGGCTGTCGATGGGTTCGTTCCCGCGGGCGGCCCTCGCCCGGGGGCTCGCCGGGGTTCGGGGACGTACCCTGGTGGTGAACCTCCCGGGCTCGCCGGGTGGCGTTCAGGATGCCTTGGCCGCGCTGGACCCCATCGTGGCCCACGCCGTCCAGATCACCCGCGGTGCGGCGACTGATCACTCTGCCGCGATGCTCCCGCCATGAGCCGTGCCTCGGATCGGGGATCGAAGGTGCTGGTCACGCTCACCGACGTTGAGCCGGCGGTGCGCGTGAATGCGGCGCTGGAGCAATCCGGAATCGAGACCGCGGTTGTCTCGCCGTTGGACGACTTGCGGACGGCGCTCAAGCGGGAACGGCCTGGGGTAGTGGTCTTTTCCGGTGGATTGCTCGAACCCCACGTGTTGGCCGTGGTCCATGACCTGTTGTGGGAGGGGGTGTCCGCCGTTGGCTTTCTGGATGTGAACGATCCGGCCGTCGAGGCGCGGCTGCGCACCGCCGGGTTCTCCGAGTTGTGGGCCAAGCCGTTGGCGATTGAGGAGGTGGCCGCCGGCGTCCGACGGCTGCTGGAGCGACAGCGGCTGTCGATGGAGACCGGGCTGATTGGCGAGTCCGATGCGATGCGTGCCGTCCTGGTGCAGGTGGAGCAAATCGCTCCAGTGTCGAGCACGGTGCTGATCGAGGGGGAGTCCGGGACGGGGAAGGAACTGGTGGCGCGGGCCGTGCACCTGCGGAGCCCGCGCCGGAACAAGCCGTTTATTGCCGTGAACGTCGGGGCGCTGCCGGAGACGCTGCTCGAGAGCGAGTTGTTCGGCCACGAGAAGGGGGCGTTTACCGGGGCCGCAGAGCGTCGTTTGGGCCGGTTCGAGCTGGCGCACGGCGGGACGATCTTCCTGGATGAGATCGGGGAGATTCCCACGTCGACGCAGGTGAAGCTCCTGCGGGTCTTGGAGGAGCGGGAGGTGACGCGCGTTGGGGGGACGGCGACGATTCCCGTGGACGTGCGCGTGGTGACCGCGACAAATGCTCCCCTGCGGGAAGCGGTGGCGACGGGCACGTTCCGGGCCGACCTGTTCTATCGCCTCAACGTGCTGCGGATCTACCTCCCGCCCCTGCGCGAGCGCCGCGAGGACATCCCGACCCTGGTGCGGCGCTTTGTGGCGGAATTGTCGCAGGCGCACGACCGGCCGTTCCACGGCATCTCGGCCCAGGCGATGCAGGTGCTGGTGGACTATCCCTGGCCCGGAAATATCCGGGAGCTGCGGAACCTGATCGAAAGCATGGTGGTGCTGAGTCCCGGGCGGGAGATCGGGGCATCGGACATTCCGTCCCAAATCCGGGAGGGAGGGTCGCGTCTGCTGCCGGTTCCGATCGGTCCAGTGGTCCGGGGTCAGGCCGGGGCCGACGGGCGGGAGCTGGAGTTCATCTTGCGCAGCCTGGTCGAGCTGAAGCTGAACGTGGAAGAGTTGCGTCGTCGGCTCGACGAGTCGCAGCTGGCTGCGGGTGGCCCACTGCTTGCTAGGTCATCGGACCGGTGGGTATCCGGGATGCCTCGAACGGACGAAGTGACCGAGGTCGGGGGGGTGGTCGGGGGCATTGCCCCGCGCGGTGATGGGGAGGAGCCACCGGTTGCGATCAGCGCCGGGATGACGATGGCGGAGATTGAGCGGGCCGCGATCGAGCTGACGTTGCGCGCGACCCGTGGGAACCGTCGGCGTGCGGCTGATGTGTTGCGCATCGGCGAGCGGACGTTGTATCGCAAGATTCGCGAATACGAGGCTGGCGGATTGCCGTTTGAAGCGGGCGACGAGGTGACTGAGGAGTAAGCAATTGGTACCACGGTTGTGCCCGGCAGTTCTTGTCCTTGAAAATGCGGAGTGGGACCGGCATCTTCACGGCCGAAGCATGGTTTCTCGGGGGGTGGCGGAGGGGTTTTGTATGTGAACGTGCGCTAATGTAGCCGTCCCTCACCGGGTTTCGAGGAATACACGCGTGGCGCAACCACAATCGTCGCCGTTGATCGCCGGGAGTGTTCTCCCCATCAAGCGTGCGGAGGAGCTTCTGGCGACCCTTCCTGGGGTGATCGCCGCGAAGATTATCGCAGGTGAGACCGGGGCGGTGGACGAGATCCACATGCTGACGACGGCGGACGTGACGCCGAAGCAGACGGTCCGGAACGTGGAGAGCGCCCTGATCGCGCACCTTGGGATGCGGGTGGACCACCGGAAGATTTCGGTGGCGACCTCGGTGGATGGCCGGAAGGTGTCCGGGGCGCCGGTGCAGCCGCCGGTAGCGGACGCGAAGGTCCCTGTGGCGGTTCTTACGGAGCCTGCGGTGGGGGAGCGCCCCCCTGTGGGGGACGCGGTAGCGGCCGTGGTGGAGCCTGGGGCAGGGAGCAGCACCCTGCGGCGGGCGTATTACTTCGAGGATGTCGAGGTGAGTCGGTCCCGGGCGAAGGGGCTGACCTGTCGCGTTACTCTGGCCCGAGGCGGCAAGTCCTTCACGGGAGAAGCCGAAGGCACGGAGAACGAGCGATCCCGGGTGGAGCTGGCGGCGCGAGCGGCATTGCGGGCGCTGGCGGAGGCGGACCAGTCGTTGCGGTTACTGGATCTGGCTGGGGTGCGAGTGATCGAGGCGTTTGACCGTGAGTTCGTCTTCGTTGGGGTGACGGTACAGCATGCGCGCGCGAGCGCGATGTTGACGGGGAGTTGCGAGTTGAAGGACAGTGCCGAGACGGCGAGTGTGTTGTCGGTCTTGGACGCAACGAACCGGTGGTTGGGCCGTCGTTAGGCGGTGGTAGTGACCCATACGGACATCGAACTCTTTCGACCGAGGCGAGCAGACATCGACGCGAAGGACAACTGAGGGCCCCCGTTCCTGGCAGGAAAGTAGTTCGGCAGGTTGAGCGAAATTCGAGCGGGAACAACAGGTACGTGAGCGGAGCCGACCGGAAAAACTCGTGACTGCACGTCGCAGTTACGCGATTCGATGGGAGGTTACGCGGTATGTCTTTGATTCAATGGCTGACGGCCCTTCTTACGGGCGGCCTGCACTGGGGCTAGCAACGGGCAACGGGGGCCCACTCCACATCGCGCAGAAGTCGTGACTCGGTAGGCGCCAATTTGAGCAACGAGAGGAACTCTCGCCTCGAAGCGAGGCCGTGGAGTAAGATCGCCGAACGGGTGCACGGCATAGCGCCAGCTCGGGAGCAGCGGCGCGCTCGCCCTTGGTTCTCGCCGGCGTCGCGATCTTACGGCGGTGGCTGCCGCTTGGGGCTGTGCGTCGTGGTATCCCATGTCGTCAGGGGCATTCCACGGTCGCACTGGTTCTGATTGGCCTCGGCACGCTCGCGGAATTCCTGCCGTACCAGGGTCGATCTCGTGGAGCCGTGGGATCAGTGGCGATCATTCCTTTCGCCGCCGCGATCTTCGTCCTGCCTGACTTCCGTGCCCCTGATGATTGGGGCCGCGCAGTCGCGGATCCAGGCGGTTCATCGCCGCCCGCCACTCAAGGTTGGCTTCAATGTCGCCCAGTGGCTGCTCTCCGCTGTCTGCGCAATCGTCGCATTGCGATGGGCTGATATCGCGCGGAGGCGATGGGAGCCTCAGTTTTGTCGATGGGCTTGAGGATCGAGCATACTGCCGGCAGCAGCGGCCTTTGCGACGATGACCCTGGTAAACGCTGTTCTGCGTGGCGGCTATCATCAGCCGCGACCAAGGCACCAGCCGTTCCTACGATCGCTTTGGACAACGCTGCGTCCCATGCCGGTCCTGGTCGGGTTGCAGGTGGTCATCGCCTTCTAC is drawn from Gemmatimonadota bacterium and contains these coding sequences:
- the bcp gene encoding thioredoxin-dependent thiol peroxidase, producing the protein MTLAIGDLAPDFSLPDDTGAVRTLAEFRGRSVVLYFYPRADTPGUTTEACAFRDAFPRFEGLDAVILGASPDTVAAQAKFKAKFALPFALLADADHVLAEAYGVWKEKSMYGKTSMGVERTTFIIDQTGRVAFVFPKVKVDGHAAEVLDRLG
- a CDS encoding sigma-54-dependent Fis family transcriptional regulator, translated to MSRASDRGSKVLVTLTDVEPAVRVNAALEQSGIETAVVSPLDDLRTALKRERPGVVVFSGGLLEPHVLAVVHDLLWEGVSAVGFLDVNDPAVEARLRTAGFSELWAKPLAIEEVAAGVRRLLERQRLSMETGLIGESDAMRAVLVQVEQIAPVSSTVLIEGESGTGKELVARAVHLRSPRRNKPFIAVNVGALPETLLESELFGHEKGAFTGAAERRLGRFELAHGGTIFLDEIGEIPTSTQVKLLRVLEEREVTRVGGTATIPVDVRVVTATNAPLREAVATGTFRADLFYRLNVLRIYLPPLRERREDIPTLVRRFVAELSQAHDRPFHGISAQAMQVLVDYPWPGNIRELRNLIESMVVLSPGREIGASDIPSQIREGGSRLLPVPIGPVVRGQAGADGRELEFILRSLVELKLNVEELRRRLDESQLAAGGPLLARSSDRWVSGMPRTDEVTEVGGVVGGIAPRGDGEEPPVAISAGMTMAEIERAAIELTLRATRGNRRRAADVLRIGERTLYRKIREYEAGGLPFEAGDEVTEE
- the gcvT gene encoding glycine cleavage system aminomethyltransferase GcvT; this translates as MSESTSLRRTPFHDIHVALGAKIVPFAGYEMPVQYPAGITAEHKAVRESCGLFDVSHMGEFLVRGPGAVDFVNYVTTNDVAKLAIGQVHYSGILNDRGTFEDDCLVYREADRILMVVNASNAAKDFAHISRHLGRFDCTLEDISDQIALLALQGPKAASILQPLTDVTLGDIKYYHFSRGTVAGVKDVYVSRTGYTGEDGFELYFPNAHAATIWQALMAGGQVSPAGLGCRDSLRLEMGMALYGNDIDDTVTPLEAGLAWIVKLQKGDFVGRDALLRQKEAGLTRRLVGFTFADRAIPRHGYPVFCGGAPSGVVCSGTMSPSLGIPIGTCYLPAGSTAVGTTFEVEIRGKRVAATVVKPPFYTQGSHL
- a CDS encoding MogA/MoaB family molybdenum cofactor biosynthesis protein, whose protein sequence is MRVAVLTISDACAAGARQDASGEAIASWVAARPDRQLAARAVVPDESVEIVRVLLAWCDGDVADLVLTTGGTGLSPRDITPEATRAVLEREAPGLGERIRGLSMGSFPRAALARGLAGVRGRTLVVNLPGSPGGVQDALAALDPIVAHAVQITRGAATDHSAAMLPP